The following is a genomic window from Armatimonadota bacterium.
NNNNNNNNNNNNNNNTCACCGTGCCGCACGCGGCGAGCTTGCCGATATCGCAGACGGGGAAGACGACCGGCGTGACGACGAAGCTGTCCGTGGTCAGCGCGATGCGACGGCCGTCGAGTTCGATGACGCCGCTGTCCTCGCGCGCGCGCAGGATCGGATTGTCCAGGCCGCGCACGAACAGCCGATCAATCAGCTCCGCCATGGCTTGGCCGCCCGCGCCGTGACTCAGGAGTATCACGTCGTCATTCATGTCCGGCCTCGATTGCTCATACCATTCCTAGATTGCATATGCCTTGCGTGCCATGCACGCGCGCATGAATCATGCGCGCGCATAGCGATGTCGCGCCGCGCATGAC
Proteins encoded in this region:
- a CDS encoding hydrogenase expression/formation protein HypE, with product MNDDVILLSHGAGGQAMAELIDRLFVRGLDNPILRAREDSGVIELDGRRIALTTDSFVVTPVVFPVCDIGKLAACGTV